In the Arachis hypogaea cultivar Tifrunner chromosome 20, arahy.Tifrunner.gnm2.J5K5, whole genome shotgun sequence genome, cttgagctaaccaaagattcaattggggtaattaattgtttttttttcgcTTAAgtctagtgatgtggtaatataaagaacaaatggggattaaaaggctcaaagtggcaaacaaaggtaattagaatggtaggctatttgggataagtgagctaatatcaaatgatggcctcaatcatatataaGCATGAACATACactaaataatagacatatagaatggaacaaaacaaagattacaatcataatgaagaaaacacataagaataaaatattatgattaaataatgtaaccatataattaagctaaaaaactcacgggttgtgtgttcttagctcaaaaaccatattccaattttatatatatatatatatgttcggtAAGTCGGGTACCGGACTAATCGGGTGAGTATCCTGATCAACAAAAGGGGAGGTTGTCTGGTCGTACGTCTCCGGGTTGGAGTAGGCGAGGTTCCGAGCTCTTCAGGTGTGAAAGGgaggtgtcacctgcaaagacactccgacgcacAAGTCAATGAAGTGTGCAGGCGAAAAAGGGGGTAGAGTCATgtaacgtaccttgggggaagggtaaaaaccttccccttatatactgtgtTAGAGGTGGGCCCTGCAAGGACAGACCCACTTTCTCTGAGGCGTTCTCCTCACAGCTGTAAATGAGCTGTCGGGGACACGCGTCCGGGTCGGCTGTGGAGTGCCTTACCCCTGACCGTTAGGGTCGGGTGGCGCTTGGGTCGGGCCAACCCGTAGAGGGTTTGGGCCAGGCCCCAACAGTGCCCCCCCCACGCGCCAGTAATAGTCGTGAGAGCTATCAGTGGCATGTTATTTCTTGTTCCATGCGTCGTCGTTAGGTCGGCCGCCCGTGGGAGGGACGTGCCCCCTGCGCGCGTGTCTCTTGGTTGTTGGGGCAATCGTTCGTCGCTTCGTTCTTCGcgctgagcattaaatgctcataatgggttgcAAAACCCTGTACACAAAGACTATTTTGCCCCCAAGTCTTTCGCGCTTCCTGGGTGGCAGTTTTAAACAGTTTGTTTCAATTTTTCCTTTTTCCACTCTCGCTCCTACCatctcattcttcttcacccagaAAATCCCAGAGCATCCCAGAGCTTCATCCTAGCATCTCCGTGCATTTTTCCTTCTTCCCTCTCCGTTTTCGCAATCGCTTCAGGTAACCTTTGGTCCTCTCTCTTTTCTGCTTCGTTGTTGTACGCTTGTTGTTTGTATTTGCTTTGCGTTCTTGCtgtcttgtttgatttttgttgctAGATGACTTTTTAGTGCTAAGTAGATGTGTTAGgggaggggtaccattccagggtaggttTTTAGGTGGCTTGCGTGATAGGTATAGCTTTAGCCATGCTTGATCTTAACTGTTGAATATGATGGACATAGTTTCTGGGTCATAGACTAATGGAGTGgtacccccactgtaggtatgcctcgtgtcGTCTCCCGGGCTTCTGTTTCCGCCGCAAACTATGACCCCTATGCTTGGGTGACCTCAGATGTGAAGGACTCGCCGAATCAGATGGATCTGGAGGAGTTGACGGAGTTTCGGCAAGCCGGGTATCTGTGCGGAGAGATAGACGAGGAGGCCAATTACGAGACCTTCGTTCCTGTCCCCAATGAGCGGTTGTATGAGATTAATTTCCGCTCTCCCCGGGTTAccgactggatttggttttacaaagccatgttcacccAGGTTGGCGTTCGCATACCGTTTTCCGATTTTCAGATGTCGCTTCTTAATCGGATATTCGTGTCGCCGTCACAGCTCCATCCGAATAGCTGGGCttctatccgctgtttcgagatggtttgtgaatatctcgagctgccggtgtcggtggatgtcttcctcttcttcttcaaccttaccAACTCCTCTAGACAAGGGAAGGCAAGGAAAGGGTTCCTGTCCTTCCGGTCTGCCCAAGGTCGGAGGGTATTTGGCCTGTTCGAGGACTCCTATCATGGGTTCAAGGACAAATTCTTCAAAGTTCATCCCGTTAAAGGTCGCCATCCCTTTTGGTTGTCGTTAGAGGGGGAACGCCTCATCCCGACGTATTGGAGCTTCGAGGCGGGGTCTAATTCTTTCATTAAGGTGACCTATAAGGGAATGTCCCTTGTAAATAAGAGGATTGCCGATGTGTTATTTGCTCTTTTTGGAAAGAACCCCGTGAACCCCCACCTCCTTATGGGTGAACGGGAGTCCGCCAGGAGTTATATTTGTGAGCTGTTTTGTCTTGTACTTTTGCattgtttattatttaatttgctcTTCCCGACTTCACGACTAACGTATTTATTTCTCTGTTGTAGTGGAGATGTCTGCTTTGGTAACCGGGCTCGAAAATTTAGTCAAGACCTTCTTGAGCATATAAGTTATCATGCTTGCATATCCACCATTTGAGTCTCCAacaattattctaataataacaTATCCGATTTGACCTATGGACGATTTCAGTTCATTTTTCGATCTATAACAAATAGCTTCAAGAGATGATAGAATTAAGAATACCCACTAAAAAAACTAATACAATCCATAATGAGGGACAGCTATTCGAAATCTTAGTGAAAGACTGGATTTATTATCTCATGTTTGCTTTTCGTGAAAAAATACCAATTGAAGTGGAGGTTTTCTTCAAACAACAAGGGGCTGGGTCAAGAACGATTTTTTTAGAAGGGATATAATGGAATTTTTGGATTGACTATTACTATAgcctaatatatttatataatagatatatagaatattattctaaattttcagttttattgGATGGACTGATGTAGACAACAAACATTTAATTACattaaatatacatttaaatgaaatatgcattaaatattctaaactaaatattaaatataataatatataaataagattatttattaagataaatatagtaagataaatataaaatataaaaaggatagCGATAAGGAGAAGGCTGATGAGAAGGATGCCGGGAAGCCGGAAGGCCCTACCGGGGAGAAGGAGAATCAAGCCGTACCTTCCCCCCGGGACGTCGAGATGTCCGACAAGAATTCTGCCGAGAGGCAGGCTTCTCCCGTTCCCGATGAGACGGCCGGTATTGGGCAGTCGTCCTCTACTCATCGGGAGTATGACGATTTTAAGCTTGTCCCTACTCCCAAGAGACAAAGGGCATCCTCCAGCCCGGAAGGAGCTCTCACCGTGATGGAGAGGAACTTCAATGCTGGGGCCTTTATTGATAATCAGCTGATTCCCGGTACGGAGGATCACTTCCTTAGTACCGAGCTCGCGGGGCAGGCAAGGTGGATGTACCGCACCCTTCTCCGCAGAGCGGTGATAGCCCGGAAGGCTGAGTTCGAGTTGTCGGGCATGCAGGCGTTGTGAAGGAAGCTCGATACTGCTGTCCAGGCCAACAACGAATTCAAGGTCCAGGTTGAAAAGCTTCAGGAACAACTGACCGCGGCGGAGAGGGGGCGCAAGGATGCCGAGGAGAAAGCTGCGTCCTTTGAGGAAAAAATGAATGCCTCCGACGCCACCGTCTCCCGTCTAACCGAGCGAGAGATGACTCTAGAGAGCCAGTTTAACGCCGCGCAAGGTCGAGTGGTCGCTGTGGAGAAGGAGCGTGATGCGGCCGTGTCGTCGGTTGAGGCTGCGCGAGCCGAGGCGGAAGAGTTGAAAAGGAAATATAAGGCGGTAAGGGAACAGGGAAAGAACGCGATCTTTATGACCGAAGAGGCTCTCAAGGCCCAGGTGAAGATCGTGGTCCCAGAATTCGATATGTCGGCTATTGGAGTCTTCAAAACAATCCAGGACGGCAAGATTGTCGACATGCCCCGGAAGTGAACTCTTGTAACTTGCGCTTTTTATGTTTCCCTGTAGAATACTTGTTGAAATCGTTAACTTTTATACTTTAGTGGTCGCCTGGTCAGCTTTATGATTATCGCCTTTATCTTGTTTGGTAGCATTTTATTTCGTTACCGTTTTTTCGGCGTGGACTTATCGCTTGTGTCCGTTTTGCCGTTTGTGTTGGTAACTTGGTTGAAACCGTCTTGGTCTTATTATCGCGGCCGTTTGTTATGGCTATGATTCGGTTGGCTcctggggtgatcagtcccgggttgCCGTTGAAGAACGCGATGGTGTGGGATACATATTAGGGAATAATAGATAGGAGAATTTAGACAAGTAAAAAGTAGTCGTTAGCTAGACAGTTCTATGAACACGGTAGGCGTTTAATGAAAGTAAATCATTGGAAATTAACATTTGATAAAATTAAACACCTATCTAACTCGCCGGGCCGCTTGGCTAGTGTGCCCAAGCTACGAGTATAATCTTCTTAGGTTACCTGCATTCCATGTTCTCGGGATTTCTTTGCCGTCGAGTCTTTCCAGCTTGTAGGGGCCTTTGCCAAACACTTCTTTGACTCTGTAGGAGCCTTCCCAGTTtgcgccagctttccttctcctggggaCGGTGGTCCGATGTCGTTTCGTCGCAGGACGAGGTCTCTTTCCTCAAATTCCCTTCTGAGGACCTTGGTGTTATATTGCAGGGCTATCCTCTGTTTCAGCGCTACTTCTGACAAGTGGGCCATCTCTCTGACCTCGTCTACCAGGTCTTTGTCCACTGCTTCTTCTACTCCTGCAAGGAGTAGCCGCGGACTTGGCTCTCCGATCTCCACGGGTATCACTGCTTCAACCCCGTATGTTAAGCGGAAGGGGGTTTTCCCGGTGGAGCTTTGCTCGGTTGTTCGATAGGACCAAAGAACCGAGGCAAGCTCGTCAGCCCACGCGCCTTTTTTGCTATCTAAATGCTTTTTAAGACCCAGTAAGATGATCTTATTTGCAGATTCCACTtgtccgtttgtttgggggtgttcaACTGAGGAGAACTTCTGTTTTATCTCCAAGCCGGTGAGAAACTCTgtgaacttcttgtcagtgaaTTGCGTCCCGTTATCTGAGATGACGATCTCCGGGAAGccgaaacgggttatcacctacctccacatgaacttcctacaattggatgaggatatgctggcgagcggttcagcctctatccatttggtgtagtagtcgatggcaactatgaggtatttgacctGCCCCGGGCCAACTGGGAAGGGtcccaagaggtcgactccccactgTACGAAAGGTCGAGTGGACGTTAGTAAACTCAGCTCGGAGGCTGGCGCTCTAtggaagttggcgttttgttgacacttCGCGCATTTCCTTACGAACTCCTTGGAGTCATTCATCATTGTCGGCCAGTTGTATCCATctcggatgagcttccttgctagggccTTGCCCAGGATATGGTGGCCACAgtacccctcatggacttctctgagaacgtagtccgtctggtcggggtgcaGACACTTCAGCAAAGGttggctgagtccctttttgaatagCTGATCCTGTATGATCGTATATTTGGCGGCCTCCCTTCTTACCGCTTTGGCTTCCTTTTCGTCCTGGGGGAGTTTGCCGTTTTGCAAGAAGTCAGCGATGGAGTCCATCCAAGAAGGGGCTAATTTAGTTAGGTGGAGGGCAACTGCTGGCTCTTTCGTGATGCCTTGGATGAGGGAGCGGTTGCCGGTTCCGGGTTTTGTGCTCGCCAGCTTggataggaggtctgcccgtgtgttcctctCCCTTGGAACGTGTTGGACCATGACCTCTTCAAATTGTTTGCTCAGCTCTTTGACCCTCTCTAAGTATTTCTGTAGTAATgagtctctggcttggtagcttccattCACTTGCGAAGTGACGACTTGCGAGTCACTGCATACTTCCAGCCTCTTGGCCCCGACTTCCTGAGCTAGAACCAAACCCCCTAggagggcttcgtattctgcttggttgttcgacacGGGAAACTCAAACTTAACCGATTGTTCATAGATGACTCCGGCCAGACTTTCTAAAATGATCCCGGCGCCCCGGGATGTCTGGTTGGAGGCTCTGTctacatggagcttccaccgtgtgtccGTGTCCTCGGTTGGATTCCCAGTTACTTCCACCAAGAAGTCTGCCATTGCTTGCGCCTTAATCGCGTGTCGGGGCTCGTAGCCTAGGTCGTATTGGGATAGTTCGATGGCTCAGGCCATCATTCTTCCCGCTAGATCAGGCTTTTGGAGCACCTGACGAATCCCCTGGTCCGTTCTCACGACCACCTGGTGACTCTGGAAGTATTGTCGCAATCGGCGAGAGGAGACCAGAAGTGCCAGCGCCAGCTTCTCCAGCTTGCTGTATCTGAGTTCTGCCCTTTGCAGtgctctactcacaaagtagatCGGTTGCTGGGCCTTCCCTTCTTCCCGTACCAACACCGCTGCGAGCGCCCCCTCTGTGATGGCTAGGTATAGATAGAGTGGCTCTCCGAATTTCGGCTTCCCGAGCACTGGGGGTGCTGCTAGAATCTCTTTGAAGTGGTTGAAGGCTTCTTCGCACGCAGGGGTCCACTCGAATTCTATTTCCTTCTTCATCAAAGAGAAAAAGGGTTGGGCCTTTGCTGCCGACGCACCGAGGAATCGGGACAACGCTGTGAGCCTTCCCGTCAGCCGCTAAACGTCTTTGATGCAGCCCGGACTCCTCATCTGGAGTATTGCTTGGCACTTTTCAGGGTTGGCCTCCACTCCCCTCTGGGTTATCATGAATCCCAAgaactttccggcctccatgGAAAAGGCGCACTTaagcgggttgagcctcatgccgtgttgtcggagGGATGCGAACACGTTCTCCAGGTCGCTTATGAGATCGTCAGGGCGGGTGGTTTTTGCGaggatatcatccacataaacttccacCGTTTTTCCGGTGAGGTTGCTGAATATTTTGTTCATCAGTCTCTGGTACGTTGCCCCGTGTTCTTTAGGCCAACGCATCGCTCTGTAGCAGTAGGTCCCCTGGTGTTATGAACGTCGTTTTATCCTCGTCTGGCCGTgtatcggtatctgattgtagccggagtaggcatccatgaaactcagatacCGTATCCTGTAGCGCGTCGACGAGTGCGTCGATGTTGGAAGGGGGTACAGTCCTTAGGGCATGCTTTATTGAGATCGAGTAGTCCAGACACATTCTCCATTTCCCATtgtgcttttttaccaggaccatgTTTGATAGCCAGGTCGAATAGTCCAGCTCCCGGATGAACCCACTTCAAGGAGGCCGGCCGTCTGTTTGGCCACTTCCTCTGCTCTTTCCTGAgacatttttctccttctttggCCACTGGTTTGGCTTTCGGTCTGACGGCTGGTGGTGGACATGAGACTGAGGCTGTTCTTAGGCACGATCGCTAGGTCGGTGAACGTCGTTATCTCTCTGGGGTATCGTATCTGATTGTAGCCGGAGTAGCATCATGAACTCAGAACCGGTATCCTGTAGCGCGTCGACGATGCGTCGATGGGAAGGGTACATCCTTAGCATCTTATGAGATCGAGTAGTCCAGACACATTCTCCATTTCCCATTGTGCTTTTTACCAGGACCATGTTTGATAGCCAGGTCGAATAGTCCAGCTCCCGGATGAACCCCACTTCAAGGAGGCCGCCGTCTGTTTGGCCACTCCTCTGCTCTTCCTAACATTTTCTCCTCTTGGCCACTGTTTGCTTCGTCTGACGCTAGTGGTGCGACATGAGACTGGAGTTATGCCCGGCATGTCGCGGGTGTCCAGGCAAACAAATCGCCATAGCTCTGATCATTTCCATCAAAGGTTCTTTTAACTCATGGGGAGGTTCTTATTCACGAACGTGAATTTTTCCTCTGAGTTCCCGAACCTAAACTTCTCCAGGTCCCCTTCGGGTTCGGGTCTTGGTTTGTCATCGACTCTGGCGTC is a window encoding:
- the LOC140183228 gene encoding uncharacterized protein, with the translated sequence MADFLVEVTGNPTEDTDTRWKLHVDRASNQTSRGAGIILESLAGVIYEQSVKFEFPVSNNQAEYEALLGGLVLAQEVGAKRLEVCSDSQVVTSQVNGSYQARDSLLQKYLERVKELSKQFEEVMVQHVPRERNTRADLLSKLASTKPGTGNRSLIQGITKEPAVALHLTKLAPSWMDSIADFLQNGKLPQDEKEAKAVRREAAKYTIIQDQLFKKGLSQPLLKCLHPDQTDYVLREVHEGYCGHHILGKALARKLIRDGYNWPTMMNDSKEFVITRFGFPEIVISDNGTQFTDKKFTEFLTGLEIKQKFSSVEHPQTNGQVESANKIILLGLKKHLDSKKGAWADELASVLWSYRTTEQSSTGKTPFRLTYGVEAVIPVEIGEPSPRLLLAGVEEAVDKDLVDEVREMAHLSEVALKQRIALQYNTKVLRREFEERDLVLRRNDIGPPSPGEGKLAQTGKAPTESKKCLAKAPTSWKDSTAKKSREHGMQVT